In a single window of the Planctomycetia bacterium genome:
- a CDS encoding molybdopterin-dependent oxidoreductase produces the protein MALRQAPETTRREFLGTSVVLAAGASGVLSWPLQALAARPDVGNPLAGYPARDWEKIYRDQYAYDGTFSWVCSPNDTHACRVLAYTRNGVITRMGSQYDSEKYADLYGNKATANWNPRQCAKGYTFHRLVYGPYRLKHPIIRKGWKEWADDGFPMLTPENKTKYKFDSRGTDVHVKIDWDSALKYIAKGYITIGKRYSGDEGAKLLREQGYPEEMLEPMEGAGTRTFKMRGGMGLLGVLGKYGMYRLNNSMAMLDAAIRNVGPETAKAGRNWSNYTWHGDQTPGQPWVHGLQNSDCDFNDLRFSKLIIMDGKNLVENKLPDSHWFIECMERGGRIVVIAPEYGAPSTKADYWIPIRPATDAALWLGVTRLMMDRGWYDEKFVKEFTDFPLLVRTDNLKRLRAEEVFAGYKSTLAPDGPSMKVQGFTAEQHQTLGDRVIWDTKTNKPVALTRDDVGGRMRSRKIEPALEGTWTIKLADGSEVEVMTLWSMYQIHLKDYDLESVADVTHSPAELIERLARDIWDVTKSGGPVAIHQGEGINHWFHATEANRAALLPILLTGNIGKPGAGCHGWAGNYKAALFQGSAITGPGFKGWVAEDPFEVNLDEKAPGKAVHAHNYAKDEEPAYWNHGDRPLIVNTPKDGRKVFTGKTHMPTPTKALQFTNVNLFNNAKHAYEMFKNVNPNIEMIISQDIVMTASVQYADFGLPANSWVEFQDLEVTASCSNPFLQIWKGGIKPVFDSRDDLWILANISRAIGEELGGQWKQKFYDYFKFEHEGKRSIYLQRLLDSSTTTVGYKLEDIMAGKYGPPGAALMLFRTYPRIPFWEQVHNDEPFHTDTGRLHAYADIPEAIEYGENFIVHREGTEATPYLPNVIMSSNPYIRPDDYGIGPEAEHWDERTVRNIKLPWKQIKLTRNFLWEKGFKFYALTPKTRHRVHSSWSNVDWHNIYDSSFGDPHRMDKRSPYVGDHQMHINPQAARDIGINNGDYVYVDANPADRPYMGAKPNDPYYKVARLMLRAVFNPAYPYNCIMIKHSPYIATEKSVKAHETRPDGRALSDDGYQANLRYGSQQSLTRNWHMPMHQTDNLFHKAKVFMGFIFGGEADNHAINTVPKETLVRVTKAEDGGLGGKGIWLPATNGMSPGAESDKMKKYLAGGFVGGDDTAPAVEFEGF, from the coding sequence ATGGCTTTACGGCAGGCACCTGAGACCACGCGACGCGAGTTCCTGGGAACTTCTGTCGTTCTCGCCGCGGGAGCAAGCGGCGTTCTGAGCTGGCCGCTTCAGGCACTCGCGGCCCGACCCGATGTAGGAAACCCGCTCGCCGGATATCCCGCGCGCGATTGGGAAAAAATCTATCGCGATCAGTACGCCTACGACGGCACCTTCAGTTGGGTTTGTTCGCCGAACGATACGCACGCATGCCGCGTCCTCGCCTATACCCGGAATGGCGTTATCACGCGCATGGGCTCCCAATACGACTCCGAGAAGTACGCCGATCTCTACGGCAACAAAGCCACCGCCAATTGGAACCCGCGGCAATGCGCGAAGGGATACACCTTCCATCGGCTGGTCTACGGCCCCTATCGCCTCAAGCACCCGATCATTCGAAAAGGCTGGAAAGAGTGGGCCGACGACGGATTCCCGATGCTGACGCCGGAGAACAAGACGAAATACAAGTTCGACTCGCGCGGCACCGACGTTCACGTCAAGATCGACTGGGACAGCGCGCTGAAATACATCGCCAAGGGATACATCACCATCGGTAAGCGTTACAGCGGCGACGAAGGCGCGAAGCTTCTGCGTGAGCAAGGCTACCCCGAAGAGATGCTTGAGCCGATGGAGGGCGCAGGCACGCGCACCTTCAAGATGCGCGGCGGCATGGGCCTGCTCGGCGTCCTCGGCAAGTATGGGATGTACCGGCTGAACAACAGCATGGCGATGCTCGACGCGGCGATTCGCAATGTCGGGCCGGAGACCGCCAAGGCCGGCCGAAACTGGAGCAACTACACCTGGCACGGCGATCAGACGCCCGGACAACCCTGGGTCCACGGGCTGCAAAACTCGGACTGCGACTTCAACGACCTGCGTTTCAGCAAGCTCATCATCATGGACGGCAAGAACCTGGTGGAGAACAAGCTTCCCGACTCCCACTGGTTCATCGAGTGCATGGAGCGCGGCGGCCGCATCGTTGTCATCGCCCCCGAATACGGGGCCCCCAGTACCAAGGCCGATTATTGGATACCGATCCGGCCGGCCACCGACGCGGCGCTCTGGCTCGGTGTGACTCGGCTCATGATGGACCGCGGCTGGTACGACGAGAAATTCGTCAAGGAATTCACGGACTTCCCGCTGCTGGTCCGAACCGACAATCTGAAGCGGCTGCGAGCGGAAGAGGTCTTCGCCGGCTACAAGAGCACCCTCGCCCCGGATGGACCGAGCATGAAGGTCCAGGGGTTCACTGCCGAACAGCATCAGACCCTCGGCGACCGCGTCATATGGGATACAAAGACGAACAAGCCGGTGGCGCTCACGCGCGATGACGTCGGCGGACGGATGCGATCCCGAAAGATCGAACCGGCCCTTGAGGGCACGTGGACGATCAAGCTGGCCGACGGCAGTGAAGTCGAGGTGATGACGCTCTGGTCCATGTACCAGATTCACCTGAAGGATTACGACCTGGAAAGCGTCGCCGATGTCACCCATTCACCTGCGGAATTGATCGAACGACTTGCCCGCGATATCTGGGACGTCACCAAATCCGGCGGGCCAGTCGCGATTCATCAGGGCGAAGGCATCAATCACTGGTTCCATGCGACCGAGGCCAATCGCGCGGCACTTCTTCCGATTTTGTTGACCGGCAACATCGGCAAGCCGGGCGCAGGTTGTCACGGGTGGGCCGGTAATTACAAGGCGGCCCTCTTCCAGGGCAGCGCCATCACCGGCCCGGGCTTCAAGGGGTGGGTCGCTGAGGATCCGTTCGAGGTGAATCTCGATGAAAAGGCGCCCGGCAAGGCCGTGCATGCTCACAACTACGCGAAAGACGAGGAGCCCGCCTACTGGAATCACGGCGACCGGCCGCTCATCGTGAATACACCGAAGGACGGGCGCAAGGTGTTCACCGGCAAGACACACATGCCGACGCCGACCAAGGCGCTGCAGTTCACGAACGTGAACTTGTTCAACAACGCCAAGCATGCCTACGAGATGTTCAAGAACGTCAACCCGAACATCGAGATGATCATCTCGCAGGACATCGTGATGACAGCTTCGGTGCAGTACGCCGACTTCGGTCTTCCGGCCAATAGTTGGGTCGAGTTCCAGGACTTGGAGGTGACGGCCTCCTGCTCCAACCCGTTCCTTCAGATATGGAAGGGCGGCATCAAGCCGGTCTTTGACTCGCGGGACGACCTCTGGATACTCGCCAACATCTCCAGGGCGATCGGAGAAGAGCTTGGCGGCCAGTGGAAGCAGAAGTTCTACGACTATTTCAAGTTCGAGCATGAGGGGAAGAGGAGCATTTATCTCCAGCGGCTGCTCGACAGCAGCACGACGACGGTCGGGTACAAGCTCGAAGACATCATGGCCGGAAAGTACGGCCCGCCGGGCGCTGCGCTGATGCTCTTTAGGACGTATCCGCGCATTCCCTTCTGGGAGCAGGTGCACAACGACGAGCCGTTTCATACCGACACCGGACGACTTCATGCCTACGCGGACATTCCGGAGGCGATCGAATACGGCGAGAACTTCATCGTTCACCGCGAGGGGACCGAGGCGACGCCCTATCTGCCGAACGTCATCATGTCGAGCAACCCATACATTCGACCGGACGACTACGGCATCGGCCCCGAGGCCGAGCATTGGGACGAACGAACGGTGCGAAACATCAAGCTGCCCTGGAAGCAGATCAAGCTCACGCGGAACTTCCTCTGGGAGAAGGGCTTCAAGTTCTACGCCCTGACGCCCAAGACTCGGCATCGCGTCCACTCATCGTGGAGCAACGTCGATTGGCACAACATCTACGACAGCAGTTTCGGCGATCCGCATCGGATGGATAAACGCTCTCCCTACGTGGGCGATCATCAGATGCACATCAACCCACAAGCGGCAAGGGATATCGGCATCAACAACGGCGATTACGTCTACGTTGATGCCAATCCGGCGGACCGGCCTTACATGGGCGCGAAGCCGAATGATCCATACTACAAGGTCGCGCGGCTGATGCTTCGGGCCGTCTTCAATCCGGCCTATCCCTACAACTGCATCATGATCAAGCACTCGCCTTACATCGCCACCGAGAAGAGCGTCAAGGCGCACGAAACGCGGCCCGATGGCCGGGCGCTGTCGGATGATGGGTACCAGGCCAATCTCCGCTACGGCTCTCAGCAGAGTCTCACCCGCAACTGGCACATGCCCATGCACCAGACCGACAATCTCTTTCACAAGGCCAAAGTCTTCATGGGATTCATCTTCGGCGGCGAGGCCGACAATCACGCCATCAATACCGTTCCGAAGGAAACGCTTGTTCGCGTCACCAAGGCGGAGGACGGCGGCCTCGGCGGCAAGGGCATCTGGCTGCCCGCCACAAACGGAATGTCGCCGGGCGCGGAAAGCGACAAGATGAAGAAATACCTTGCCGGCGGATTTGTGGGTGGCGATGACACCGCGCCGGCAGTCGAGTTCGAGGGATTCTAA